In Haloarchaeobius litoreus, the following are encoded in one genomic region:
- a CDS encoding transcription factor, producing MAFEELLEDPVIQKYLHELVGPKGMPVAAAPPDGEVTDEELAEELDLELNDVRRALFILYENDLASYRRLRDEDSGWLTYLWTFKYDNIPENLEEEMYRLLDTLAERNEYERNHEFYLCEVCSIRFEFGEAMDFGFECPECGSPVESMDNEMLVTAMEERIAELRDELNVDASA from the coding sequence ATGGCTTTTGAGGAGCTCCTGGAAGACCCTGTCATCCAAAAGTACCTCCACGAGCTGGTCGGTCCGAAGGGCATGCCGGTCGCGGCCGCCCCGCCGGACGGCGAGGTCACCGACGAGGAACTCGCAGAGGAACTGGACCTGGAGCTCAACGACGTGCGCCGGGCCCTGTTCATCCTCTACGAGAACGACCTCGCCTCGTACCGACGGCTCCGTGACGAGGACTCCGGCTGGCTGACGTACCTCTGGACGTTCAAGTACGACAACATCCCGGAGAACCTGGAGGAGGAGATGTACCGACTGCTCGACACGCTCGCGGAACGAAACGAGTACGAGCGCAACCACGAGTTCTACCTCTGTGAGGTCTGCTCCATCCGATTCGAGTTCGGTGAGGCGATGGACTTCGGCTTCGAGTGCCCCGAGTGTGGCTCGCCGGTGGAGTCGATGGACAACGAGATGCTGGTCACGGCGATGGAGGAGCGCATCGCGGAGCTCCGTGACGAACTGAACGTGGACGCGAGCGCATAA